A single Nicotiana tabacum cultivar K326 chromosome 5, ASM71507v2, whole genome shotgun sequence DNA region contains:
- the LOC142181190 gene encoding uncharacterized protein LOC142181190, which translates to MVDLSQAPVMSRFSGENPLDWVLRAEQYFTFYNISSEHKMSWASFYMDGEALKCYHWLFRNKQLAGWDHFVDKLFIHFRGRNRDAPDRRLAILRNFTTVDVYSARAAAIPSWNNMANSPLPQYWNAHAKYTNLNVTHKVFVEKPNRESKTVIVTETMLPTPEETCNSVLDKDKEEADSLLPQYLVAPSEYNSNNGARKVFDELSNCSKDAIQEPIAMQEPQKELNLTHFPNDSMYHVAPTDASNDNANVVENEDKDNKEKVVTAIIEKAPLWIGSASSISSNLDMMAGRYGLGLAQNLEAMSCMLSACTFNHLLNRGNWNGATVSLTIENHDLGIQFFKWFDTGHHFKVDSGCTSLPNDPLSFVSDSLTSFKKIAKRRRGLIAMSCFELVSNMECTPVFGFPMLLSTDCATNGNICHSDSI; encoded by the exons ATGGTGGACCTATCTCAAGCCCCGGTAATGAGCCGTTTTAGCGGTGAGAATCCTCTGGATTGGGTTCTTCGAGCAGAGCAATATTTCACTTTCTACAATATTTCGTCAGAGCATAAAATGTCCTGGGCTTCATTTTATATGGATGGCGAGGCTTTGAAATGTTATCATTGGTTATTTCGAAACAAGCAACTTGCAGGTTGGGACCATTTCGTGGAcaaattatttattcattttcGAGGTCGAAATCGGGATGCACCCGATAGGCGTTTAGCCATTCTCCGGAACTTTACCACAGTGGATGTTTATTCGGCACGGGCTGCGGCTATTCCGTCATGGAACAACATGGCTAACTCGCCCTTGCCTCAGTACTGGAATGCGCACGCAAAGTACACCAACCTGAACGTTACCCATAAGGTGTTTGTAGAGAAGCCAAATAGGGAAAGTAAAACTGTAATAGTTACTGAAACAATGCTACCAACACCTGAGGAGACCTGCAATTCAGTTTTGGATAAGGACAAAGAGGAAGCCGATTCCCTTTTGCCACAATACTTGGTTGCACCATCTGAATACAACAGCAATAATGGGGCGcgcaaggtgtttgatgaattgtcCAATTGCTCTAAAGATGCTATTCAGGAGCCGATTGCTATGCAGGAGCCACAAAAGGAGCTTAATCTAACCCATTTCCCTAATGATTCGATGTATCATGTTGCTCCGACTGATGCGTCAAACGATAATGCTAATGTTGTTGAAAATGAAGACAAGGATAATAAAGAGAAAGTTGTTACTGCAATCATAGAGAAGGCTCCACTATGGATTGGTTCTGCTTCTTCTATTTCTAGTAACCTCGACATGATGGCTGGTCGATATGGACTTGGGCTAGCCCAAAACTTGGAGGCGATGTCTTGTATGCTTTCTGCTTGCACTTTCAACCACCTTCTAAACAGAG GGAATTGGAATGGAGCGACAGTAAGTCTTACTATCGAGAACCATGACTTGGGCATACAATTTTTTAAGTGGTTCGACACTGGGCATCATTTTAAGGTTGATTCTGGTTGTACAAGTCTTCCTAATGATCCTTTAAGTTTTGTATCAGATTCACTCACATCGTTTAAAAAAATTGCTAAAAGGCGTAGAGGTTTGATTGCAATGTCATGCTTTGAGCTTGTGAGCAACATGGAATGTACGCCCGTATTCGGTTTTCCCATGCTCTTATCCACAGATTGTGCAACAAATGGCAACATTTGTCACTCTGATAGCATCTAA